A genomic region of Exiguobacterium sp. Helios contains the following coding sequences:
- a CDS encoding NAD(P)/FAD-dependent oxidoreductase, giving the protein MRTYDCIVIGTGSAGNQAAYKFAEKGLNVAIIENFTPGGTCAQRGCDAKKILLTGSEAKDAVERLLGYGLKGLVSIDWRQLMERKNEYTRAIPEQTRNRYDDLGIDYYHGEPRFLSNKKLLVDDIELEAEQFLIATGLRPRELSVPGSERFLNSNEFLELRDVPRRLVCIGGGYISFEFAHLARIAGAEVTILLRSSALKQFEHELVSVLLEATQALGIQILHETEAVSYSDTTLTLSDGTRLEADVVLNATGRIASIEHLQLEKAGVVYEEKGIHVNDYLQSSAPNIYAAGDVAVSGNPALTPFAGTEGRLAACNMLEGNRRRLELLPVPSIVFTTPNLAKVGQTEASLKQNNTRYRGKLIDTSSWQTNVRIKDPFARAKVLIGEDDQILGAHFIGVHAAELANYFSFAMQHRIPSSALQKTSFSYPTPASDIASLLED; this is encoded by the coding sequence ATGCGTACATACGATTGCATTGTAATAGGTACAGGCTCAGCCGGGAATCAAGCAGCTTATAAATTTGCTGAAAAAGGACTTAACGTCGCCATCATCGAAAATTTCACACCGGGCGGTACGTGTGCCCAACGCGGTTGTGATGCTAAAAAGATTCTACTCACCGGCAGTGAAGCAAAGGATGCCGTCGAACGTCTGCTGGGATATGGACTAAAAGGTCTTGTATCCATTGACTGGCGCCAACTGATGGAACGGAAAAATGAATACACACGCGCCATCCCGGAACAAACCCGAAATCGGTATGATGACTTGGGTATTGACTACTATCACGGTGAACCGCGTTTTCTATCCAATAAAAAGCTTCTGGTTGATGATATCGAGTTGGAGGCCGAACAATTTTTGATTGCGACCGGCCTTCGACCACGCGAGCTGTCCGTTCCCGGAAGTGAACGTTTTCTCAACAGTAATGAATTTCTGGAATTACGGGATGTCCCCCGTCGCCTGGTTTGCATAGGTGGAGGATACATTTCGTTTGAATTTGCTCACCTGGCACGAATCGCCGGTGCCGAAGTGACGATTCTTCTTCGTTCAAGTGCACTTAAACAATTTGAACACGAATTGGTTTCCGTCTTGCTCGAAGCGACACAAGCGCTCGGTATTCAGATTCTTCATGAAACGGAAGCCGTATCATACTCGGACACGACGTTGACGCTTTCCGACGGAACACGCTTAGAAGCTGACGTTGTCTTGAATGCAACAGGTCGTATCGCAAGCATCGAACATTTGCAATTGGAAAAAGCAGGTGTTGTTTACGAAGAAAAAGGAATCCATGTGAACGACTATTTACAGTCTTCCGCTCCGAACATTTATGCAGCGGGTGATGTCGCAGTCAGCGGAAACCCTGCCTTGACTCCTTTCGCTGGGACGGAAGGACGTCTTGCGGCCTGTAACATGCTTGAAGGTAATAGACGCCGACTGGAGTTACTTCCTGTGCCGAGTATCGTCTTTACCACGCCGAACCTTGCAAAAGTCGGGCAGACGGAGGCCAGTCTAAAACAAAACAATACAAGATACCGCGGAAAATTAATTGATACCTCGAGTTGGCAAACAAATGTCCGAATCAAAGACCCGTTCGCTCGGGCAAAAGTATTGATCGGGGAAGACGATCAGATTCTTGGGGCACATTTCATCGGCGTCCATGCTGCAGAACTGGCCAATTATTTTTCGTTCGCGATGCAACACCGGATTCCAAGCTCCGCCTTGCAAAAAACAAGTTTTTCTTATCCGACACCGGCATCTGACATTGCTTCGTTACTTGAAGACTGA
- a CDS encoding electron transfer flavoprotein subunit alpha/FixB family protein — MSKALVLAESRDGNLRNVSFEAIAAANLVADEVVVALIGQNVAADAAQLATRGAHHVLVVEDERLQHYTPDGYGQVFMQLLDRVAPDVIVFGHTSLGKDLSPKIAAKLQAGLISDVTSIEGTGEDASFIRPIYSGKAFEKVKVSEGKTLFTVRPNNIEPLAEGSSEGTVESVTVELKDLRTIVSEVVRKATGGVDLSEAKVIVAGGRGVKSSDGFAPLQELADLLGGAVGASRGACDADYCDYALQIGQTGKVVTPDLYIACGISGAIQHLAGMSNAKVIVAINKDPEANIFSVADYGIVGDLFDVVPLLTAEFKKMLVH; from the coding sequence ATGTCAAAAGCACTTGTACTTGCGGAATCACGGGACGGGAATTTACGAAATGTATCATTTGAAGCAATTGCAGCAGCAAATCTAGTGGCAGATGAAGTCGTAGTTGCCTTAATCGGACAAAACGTGGCGGCAGATGCAGCACAACTTGCGACACGAGGCGCCCATCACGTCCTCGTCGTTGAAGACGAGCGATTGCAGCATTACACACCGGACGGATACGGACAAGTCTTCATGCAACTGCTGGATCGTGTTGCGCCAGACGTCATCGTATTTGGTCATACATCACTCGGTAAAGACCTATCACCGAAAATTGCAGCGAAACTGCAAGCGGGATTGATCAGTGATGTCACGTCAATCGAAGGAACGGGAGAAGATGCTTCTTTCATCCGACCGATCTATTCAGGAAAAGCTTTTGAAAAAGTAAAGGTATCAGAAGGAAAAACGCTCTTTACAGTCCGCCCGAACAACATCGAACCACTGGCTGAAGGCTCTTCCGAAGGGACTGTCGAATCGGTAACCGTTGAATTGAAGGATTTACGGACAATCGTTTCGGAAGTCGTTCGAAAAGCAACGGGCGGAGTCGATCTATCGGAAGCAAAAGTCATCGTTGCCGGTGGACGGGGGGTCAAAAGTTCGGATGGGTTTGCACCGCTTCAAGAACTGGCTGATTTACTCGGCGGCGCAGTCGGTGCATCACGTGGTGCGTGTGATGCAGACTATTGTGACTATGCCCTGCAAATCGGTCAGACGGGTAAAGTCGTCACACCCGACTTGTATATCGCTTGCGGGATTTCCGGTGCGATTCAACATTTAGCCGGCATGTCGAACGCGAAAGTCATCGTCGCCATCAACAAAGACCCGGAAGCGAATATCTTCTCGGTGGCAGATTACGGAATCGTCGGCGACCTATTTGATGTCGTCCCGTTGTTAACAGCAGAATTCAAAAAAATGCTTGTCCATTAA
- a CDS encoding electron transfer flavoprotein subunit beta/FixA family protein, whose amino-acid sequence MEIYVLLKRTFDTEEAIQLENGQIEEDGAEFIINPYDEYAVEEAIRVRDAQSGTVTVVTVGPEDADKELRTALAMGADQAVRISIEDDIEEADHYSISEVLAGYLKEQKVDLIIAGNVAVDGGSGQVAPRVAELLDIPYVTTITKLELNGTDAVVTRDSEGDTEVIKTSLPLLVTAQQGLNEPRYPSLPGIMKAKKKPLEELELSDLELDEDELAPRLETVERFLPPNKAAGKILEGDLSTQVQELASLLRNEAKVV is encoded by the coding sequence ATGGAAATCTACGTCTTGTTAAAACGAACATTTGATACGGAAGAAGCAATTCAGCTCGAAAATGGTCAAATCGAAGAGGATGGTGCAGAATTCATCATCAATCCTTATGACGAATATGCAGTCGAAGAAGCGATCCGTGTACGGGATGCACAATCCGGAACGGTGACGGTTGTCACCGTCGGACCGGAAGATGCAGACAAAGAACTGCGGACGGCGCTTGCGATGGGAGCAGATCAGGCAGTCCGGATTTCGATTGAAGACGATATTGAAGAAGCGGATCACTATTCGATTTCAGAAGTTTTGGCCGGATATCTCAAGGAACAGAAGGTCGATCTGATCATCGCCGGGAATGTAGCGGTTGACGGAGGAAGCGGGCAAGTCGCTCCGCGCGTCGCAGAACTGCTTGACATCCCGTATGTCACGACGATTACGAAACTGGAGTTAAACGGAACGGATGCTGTCGTAACACGTGACTCGGAAGGGGATACGGAGGTCATTAAAACATCGTTACCATTGCTCGTCACGGCACAACAAGGATTAAACGAGCCCCGTTATCCAAGTCTTCCGGGCATCATGAAAGCGAAAAAGAAACCACTCGAAGAGCTCGAATTATCTGATCTTGAATTAGATGAGGATGAACTTGCACCCCGTCTTGAAACGGTCGAACGCTTTTTGCCGCCAAATAAAGCAGCCGGTAAAATTCTAGAAGGTGATTTGTCGACACAGGTCCAGGAACTCGCTTCATTATTACGCAACGAAGCAAAAGTTGTTTAA
- a CDS encoding DUF2507 domain-containing protein, which translates to MDSVPTPSSAFGIELIRDYVLMDLLGTDYRHVIYWAGKRLAREFPILSAEEATPFFYEAGWGHLELKKQKGNSLSFLLTPPESTRLDRPAGYFQLEAGFLAEQFSRLHGCVAEGYAELNKTHVQILIEMDPKDPIERSL; encoded by the coding sequence ATGGATTCAGTACCAACGCCCTCTTCCGCATTCGGAATCGAACTGATTCGCGACTATGTGCTGATGGATTTACTAGGAACAGATTATCGCCATGTCATCTATTGGGCAGGCAAGCGACTGGCACGTGAATTCCCGATCTTAAGTGCCGAAGAAGCGACTCCCTTTTTTTACGAAGCAGGTTGGGGACATCTCGAACTAAAGAAACAAAAAGGAAACTCCCTGAGTTTTTTATTAACACCGCCCGAATCGACACGCCTCGACCGTCCTGCAGGTTATTTTCAACTGGAAGCCGGCTTTTTAGCGGAACAATTTTCCCGACTGCATGGTTGTGTGGCTGAAGGATACGCTGAATTAAATAAAACCCACGTGCAGATTTTAATTGAGATGGATCCAAAAGATCCGATTGAACGTTCACTTTGA
- a CDS encoding VOC family protein, which yields MVRYGYTILYITDPVKTRLFYHDLLGLPIKAEHGSYTEFDTGSTILAFNTKEDVRSIIPYEIPDKTVQQSMELGFVTEDVAHLYEQIKKAGHKTILPPTEKPWGQTVAYVLDPDGHLIELCSPIN from the coding sequence ATGGTTCGTTACGGATATACGATTCTATACATTACTGATCCCGTAAAGACCCGCCTGTTCTATCATGATCTGCTTGGGCTTCCGATTAAAGCTGAGCATGGAAGTTATACGGAATTTGACACCGGATCAACGATTCTTGCCTTCAATACAAAAGAAGACGTTCGTTCCATCATTCCCTATGAAATTCCGGACAAAACCGTTCAACAATCGATGGAACTTGGTTTTGTGACGGAGGATGTGGCTCATTTGTATGAACAGATTAAAAAGGCCGGTCACAAAACCATCTTGCCTCCGACTGAAAAACCGTGGGGGCAAACTGTTGCCTACGTGCTCGATCCGGACGGTCATTTGATTGAACTTTGTTCGCCGATAAATTGA
- the sdhA gene encoding succinate dehydrogenase flavoprotein subunit, whose amino-acid sequence MANKNLVIIGGGLAGLMATIKAAEQGVPVKLFSLVPVKRSHSVCAQGGINGAVNTKGEGDSPYQHLDDTVYGGDFLANQPPVQKMTEAAPKIIHMFDRMGVMFNRTPEGLLDFRRFGGTLHHRTAYAGATTGQQLLYALDEQVRKFEAQGLVEKYEGWEFLRAIIDEEGICRGAVCQNLRSMEIEAFAADSVILATGGPGVIFGKSTNSVINTGQAAAAVYRQGAIYANGEFIQIHPTAIPGDDKLRLMSESARGEGGRVWTYKDGKPWYFLEEKYPAYGNLVPRDIATREIFDVCVNQKLGVNGENMVYLDLSHKDAKELDVKLGGILEIYEKFVGDDPRKVPMKIFPAVHYSMGGLWVDYDQMTNIPGLFASGECDYSMHGGNRLGANSLLSAVYGGMVAGPAAIAYMNDLDQSVHEMPQEVVEAHKIAEINRFNDILAMEGTENAYQIHRELGEVMTDNVTVVRYNDKLEQTLEKIKELRDRFTRISATDTARWSNQGASFIRQLDHMLDLAEAITLGALKRDESRGAHYKPDFPERDDERFLKTTMARYTNGHPEIYYEEVDTSLIPPRKRDYSKKSKKEVKA is encoded by the coding sequence ATGGCGAATAAGAATCTTGTCATCATCGGTGGAGGACTCGCCGGTTTGATGGCTACGATAAAAGCAGCAGAACAAGGTGTACCCGTTAAATTATTTTCACTTGTGCCCGTCAAACGTTCACACTCCGTTTGTGCGCAGGGGGGGATCAACGGGGCCGTCAACACGAAAGGGGAAGGTGACTCACCTTACCAACATTTGGACGATACGGTATATGGCGGCGATTTCTTAGCCAACCAACCACCCGTTCAAAAGATGACGGAAGCAGCACCGAAAATCATCCACATGTTCGACCGGATGGGTGTCATGTTCAACCGGACACCGGAGGGATTGCTTGATTTCCGTCGTTTCGGAGGAACATTACATCACCGGACGGCTTATGCCGGTGCGACGACAGGTCAACAATTGTTGTATGCACTCGACGAACAGGTCCGTAAGTTCGAAGCGCAAGGTTTGGTAGAAAAATATGAAGGATGGGAATTCCTTCGTGCAATCATCGATGAAGAAGGTATTTGTCGCGGTGCGGTATGTCAAAACTTACGTTCGATGGAAATCGAAGCGTTCGCAGCTGACTCAGTCATTTTAGCAACAGGCGGTCCGGGGGTTATCTTCGGAAAATCAACAAACTCGGTGATCAACACAGGGCAGGCGGCGGCAGCTGTCTACCGTCAAGGTGCCATTTATGCGAACGGCGAGTTTATTCAGATTCACCCGACAGCGATTCCGGGGGATGATAAACTGCGTCTCATGAGCGAATCAGCACGTGGTGAAGGCGGACGCGTCTGGACGTATAAAGACGGCAAGCCATGGTACTTCCTGGAAGAAAAATATCCGGCTTACGGAAATCTTGTGCCACGTGATATCGCGACGCGCGAAATCTTTGATGTTTGTGTCAATCAGAAGCTTGGTGTCAACGGGGAAAACATGGTCTACCTTGACCTTTCCCACAAAGATGCAAAAGAACTGGACGTCAAACTGGGTGGGATTCTTGAAATCTACGAAAAATTCGTCGGAGATGATCCACGAAAAGTACCGATGAAAATCTTCCCGGCAGTCCATTACTCAATGGGTGGATTATGGGTCGATTATGATCAAATGACGAACATCCCGGGCTTATTTGCATCCGGTGAGTGTGATTACTCGATGCATGGCGGTAACCGTCTAGGGGCGAACTCATTATTGTCTGCCGTATACGGCGGAATGGTCGCTGGACCGGCAGCCATCGCTTACATGAACGATCTCGATCAGTCTGTCCATGAAATGCCGCAAGAAGTCGTCGAAGCACATAAGATTGCAGAAATCAACCGTTTCAACGACATCCTCGCGATGGAAGGTACGGAAAATGCGTATCAAATTCACCGTGAACTCGGTGAAGTCATGACAGATAATGTCACGGTTGTCCGTTACAATGACAAACTCGAGCAAACGCTTGAGAAAATCAAGGAACTCCGTGACCGCTTCACACGTATTTCGGCAACGGATACAGCACGTTGGAGCAACCAGGGCGCATCATTCATCCGTCAACTCGATCATATGCTTGATCTTGCGGAAGCGATTACGCTTGGAGCCCTGAAACGGGACGAGAGCCGTGGTGCCCATTACAAACCGGACTTCCCGGAACGTGATGACGAACGGTTCTTGAAAACAACGATGGCCCGTTATACGAACGGTCATCCGGAAATCTATTACGAAGAAGTCGATACATCATTGATTCCACCACGTAAGCGCGACTATAGCAAGAAGTCGAAGAAAGAGGTGAAGGCATAA
- a CDS encoding TetR/AcrR family transcriptional regulator → MKRTMSKSDRIIDAAVKVIAKNGYHGAKVTAIAKEAGVADGTIYLYFKNKEHLLISLFQAKMGSFIEYSEAQIAHHQSATQQLAALIEAHLEQLSVDYDLAVVTQIELRQSNQEMRHNIATVLKPYLHLIDRVIRNGMESGEFSNELDYRLARQMVFGTIDEVVTSWMASGFKYELLETRHGIHRMLIKGLS, encoded by the coding sequence ATGAAAAGAACGATGTCTAAGAGTGATCGCATCATTGATGCGGCAGTGAAGGTGATTGCGAAAAATGGCTACCACGGTGCCAAAGTAACAGCTATCGCGAAAGAAGCAGGCGTAGCGGATGGAACGATTTATCTTTACTTCAAGAACAAGGAGCACTTATTAATTTCTTTGTTCCAAGCCAAGATGGGTAGTTTCATCGAATATTCGGAGGCGCAAATCGCACATCATCAATCAGCGACACAACAACTGGCAGCGCTCATTGAAGCGCATCTTGAACAGTTGTCGGTTGATTATGATTTGGCCGTCGTCACGCAAATCGAGTTACGCCAATCGAATCAAGAGATGCGCCATAATATCGCAACGGTTTTAAAACCGTATCTCCATCTGATTGATCGTGTGATTCGAAACGGGATGGAATCGGGAGAGTTCTCAAACGAGCTGGATTATCGTTTGGCACGGCAAATGGTGTTCGGCACGATTGACGAGGTCGTGACGAGCTGGATGGCGAGCGGGTTTAAATACGAGTTGCTCGAAACGCGTCACGGTATTCATCGCATGTTAATTAAAGGGCTGAGTTAA
- a CDS encoding PH domain-containing protein, which yields MFKKLAADLTGFSDIGQVIHPDDFDKAAADDYVLHEDGEKIYFLIKSKTDEYCFTNLALVHLDGESAVSSKRVLYRYPYAHYPIRHVMFETAGTVDLDVEIKFEIGGKHYSIDVDKKQLEHVKDLYKALLAIAEKQYEGQKMLEFANSSLNHSVTILGGLRQGDMNVPQTFKDLSQESFDWLQGHYYKWNQKDFGSFYEKYINN from the coding sequence ATGTTCAAGAAACTAGCAGCCGATTTAACAGGATTCAGTGATATTGGGCAAGTGATTCACCCGGACGATTTTGACAAGGCCGCCGCGGATGACTATGTGTTACATGAAGACGGCGAAAAAATTTATTTTTTAATCAAATCGAAAACAGATGAGTATTGTTTTACGAACCTAGCGCTTGTTCACCTTGATGGCGAAAGTGCCGTCAGCTCAAAACGTGTTCTCTATCGTTATCCATATGCGCATTACCCGATTCGTCATGTCATGTTTGAAACAGCCGGTACAGTCGACCTTGATGTCGAAATCAAGTTCGAAATCGGTGGAAAACATTACTCGATTGATGTCGATAAAAAACAGCTTGAACACGTGAAGGATCTCTACAAAGCACTTCTTGCGATTGCCGAGAAGCAATACGAAGGACAAAAAATGCTTGAGTTCGCCAACAGTTCACTCAATCATTCCGTGACGATTCTCGGCGGTCTTCGCCAAGGCGACATGAATGTCCCGCAAACGTTCAAAGACTTATCGCAAGAGTCGTTCGACTGGTTACAGGGTCATTATTACAAATGGAATCAAAAAGACTTTGGTTCGTTCTACGAAAAATATATTAACAATTAA
- the trxA gene encoding thioredoxin: MGSINKSNQSKNRRFFSMAIVHATSQSFKEDTQEGLVLVDFWATWCGPCRMLAPVLEELDADMENVKIVKVDVDANPEVAGAFQVQSIPTLVLFKDGQPVNKTMGFMPKDALKEFVETSN, from the coding sequence ATGGGTTCGATAAATAAATCAAACCAATCTAAAAATAGGAGGTTTTTCTCAATGGCAATCGTACACGCAACTAGCCAATCGTTTAAAGAAGATACACAAGAAGGTCTCGTTCTCGTTGATTTCTGGGCAACATGGTGCGGACCTTGTCGCATGCTTGCTCCTGTTCTTGAAGAACTCGATGCAGACATGGAAAACGTGAAAATCGTTAAAGTTGATGTTGACGCTAACCCGGAAGTCGCTGGAGCTTTCCAAGTCCAAAGTATTCCGACACTCGTCTTGTTCAAAGACGGTCAACCGGTTAACAAAACAATGGGCTTCATGCCTAAAGATGCATTAAAAGAATTCGTCGAAACATCAAACTGA
- the uvrC gene encoding excinuclease ABC subunit UvrC, with protein sequence MSHQEHIKAKLSLLPDEPGCYLHKNQFDEVIYVGKAKNLKNRVRSYFTGAHDLKTERLVADIRDFEYIITGSELEALLLEMTLIKKHDPKYNIMLKDDKSYPYLKITNETYPRLITTRKLKKDGGHYFGPYPNAYAANETKRLLDRLYPLRKCQPMPKKLCLYYHIGQCLGPCEIPNLEGVQKDIVSEIRRFLSGETKDLVQSLQQKMSVAAEEMEFERAGELRDQIRAIESIMNKQNMITADLTARDVFGIYVDKGWMCVQVFFLRGGKMIERDVSLFPIYGTPAEELESFIVQFYEKNIKPSEIYVPPLVNQMLLKEALDLRVHVPVRGSKRKLLDLATKNAENAIGERFELIARDEKKTVQAVQELADAIGIHPLSRIEIIDNANIQGADAVSALVVFEDGKPLKKEYRKFKIKTVKGPDDYESMREIVRRRYRRLLLEGARLPDLVLIDGGLGQLNAALEVIQDELGLSLPVGSLKKDDKHRTSQLLFGEGGQLIELHPRSSAFYLLQRMQDEVHRFAITFHRSLRSKGMTRSLLDDIPGVGPKRRQQLIRHFGSMRSLKKANIEQLTEAGLPVKLAETVAEYLSQTNEE encoded by the coding sequence GTGAGTCATCAAGAACATATTAAGGCGAAATTATCCCTTTTACCTGACGAACCAGGCTGCTATCTGCATAAAAATCAATTCGATGAGGTCATTTATGTCGGAAAAGCCAAAAATTTAAAGAACCGTGTCCGGTCTTATTTCACCGGAGCGCATGATTTAAAGACAGAACGGCTTGTCGCAGACATTCGTGATTTTGAATACATCATCACTGGAAGCGAGCTCGAAGCCTTGCTTCTTGAGATGACGCTGATCAAGAAACACGATCCGAAATACAACATCATGCTGAAGGATGATAAATCCTATCCGTATCTTAAAATTACGAATGAGACGTATCCGCGTCTGATTACGACCCGTAAATTAAAAAAAGACGGCGGACATTACTTTGGTCCTTATCCGAACGCCTATGCTGCGAACGAAACGAAACGTCTGCTCGACCGATTGTATCCATTGCGAAAATGTCAGCCGATGCCGAAGAAATTGTGTTTGTATTATCATATTGGTCAATGTCTCGGTCCTTGCGAAATTCCGAACCTAGAAGGCGTTCAAAAAGACATCGTTTCGGAAATCCGCCGTTTCTTGTCGGGAGAAACAAAAGACCTGGTCCAGTCGTTGCAACAAAAGATGAGTGTTGCAGCGGAGGAGATGGAATTCGAGCGGGCAGGGGAGTTGCGTGACCAAATTCGGGCGATTGAATCCATCATGAATAAGCAAAATATGATTACAGCAGATTTGACTGCCCGGGATGTCTTCGGGATTTATGTCGATAAAGGATGGATGTGTGTCCAGGTCTTCTTCCTGCGTGGCGGAAAAATGATCGAGCGCGATGTATCACTGTTTCCGATTTACGGAACACCGGCAGAAGAGCTCGAGAGTTTTATCGTTCAGTTCTACGAAAAAAATATCAAGCCCAGCGAAATTTATGTGCCCCCCCTCGTCAATCAGATGTTGCTCAAAGAAGCGCTTGATTTGCGTGTCCATGTCCCGGTGCGAGGGTCAAAACGTAAGTTGCTTGATCTTGCGACGAAAAATGCGGAGAATGCAATCGGCGAACGGTTCGAACTGATTGCCCGTGATGAAAAGAAAACCGTTCAGGCCGTCCAGGAACTTGCCGATGCGATTGGGATCCATCCGTTATCGCGGATTGAAATCATTGATAATGCCAATATCCAAGGTGCTGATGCCGTTTCGGCACTCGTCGTTTTCGAAGACGGGAAGCCGCTCAAAAAAGAGTATCGCAAATTTAAAATCAAGACGGTCAAAGGACCGGATGATTATGAATCGATGCGGGAAATCGTCAGACGGCGTTACCGACGCCTTCTGCTCGAAGGAGCTCGATTACCGGATCTCGTTTTGATTGATGGTGGACTCGGCCAATTAAATGCGGCACTTGAAGTCATTCAAGATGAACTGGGGTTATCCCTGCCGGTCGGCTCACTGAAAAAAGATGATAAGCACCGGACGAGTCAATTATTGTTCGGGGAAGGCGGGCAGTTGATTGAACTGCATCCACGTTCGAGTGCGTTTTATCTGCTGCAACGTATGCAAGACGAGGTCCATCGATTTGCCATCACATTCCACCGGTCATTGCGCTCAAAAGGAATGACCCGGTCGTTGCTTGACGATATTCCCGGAGTGGGGCCAAAACGCCGTCAACAGTTGATCCGTCATTTTGGATCGATGCGGAGTTTGAAGAAAGCGAACATCGAACAGCTGACGGAAGCGGGCTTACCCGTTAAGTTAGCGGAGACGGTTGCGGAATATCTCAGTCAGACGAATGAAGAATAA
- a CDS encoding succinate dehydrogenase cytochrome b558 subunit, protein MANHRDFVGRKIHSLLGVIPIGLFLLSHFTTNYFIVRGEEDFNKAAEVVGSVPYRLFLEVFVIFIPIILHGIYGVYIAFTGSANTGRYTYFRNWMYVLQRFSGIFLVVFITWHVWETRIAAAMGTAVDASMMQNIVDNGFMLAFYIVGILATTFHLANGLWTFCITWGITQSPASQKAMSYVAALVFIGLSFVGVRSILTFAGVL, encoded by the coding sequence ATGGCGAATCATCGTGATTTCGTGGGGCGTAAAATACACTCACTGCTCGGCGTCATTCCAATCGGGTTATTTTTACTTTCTCATTTTACGACGAACTATTTCATCGTTCGTGGGGAGGAAGACTTTAATAAGGCTGCGGAAGTCGTGGGGAGCGTTCCGTATCGGTTGTTCTTGGAAGTGTTTGTCATCTTCATTCCAATCATCCTGCACGGTATCTACGGTGTTTACATCGCATTTACAGGTTCCGCGAACACAGGTCGTTATACATACTTCCGGAACTGGATGTATGTGCTACAACGCTTTTCAGGTATTTTCCTCGTCGTGTTCATCACATGGCACGTTTGGGAAACACGGATTGCAGCAGCAATGGGTACGGCAGTTGATGCGAGTATGATGCAAAATATCGTCGATAACGGATTCATGCTTGCCTTCTACATCGTCGGAATTTTAGCGACGACGTTCCACTTGGCGAATGGTCTCTGGACGTTCTGCATCACATGGGGAATCACACAATCACCCGCTTCTCAAAAAGCGATGTCTTATGTGGCAGCCCTCGTATTCATCGGATTATCGTTTGTAGGCGTACGCTCGATCTTGACGTTTGCAGGCGTGTTGTAA